The Manis javanica isolate MJ-LG chromosome 6, MJ_LKY, whole genome shotgun sequence genome contains a region encoding:
- the PTPN12 gene encoding tyrosine-protein phosphatase non-receptor type 12 isoform X3, protein MIWQYNVVIIVMACREFEMGRKKCERYWPLYGEDPITFAPFKISCEAEQARTDYFIRTLLLEFQNDSRRLYQFHYVNWPDHDVPSSFDSILDMISLMRKYQEHEDVPICIHCSAGCGRTGAICAIDYTWNLLKAGKIPEEFNVFTLIQEMRTQRHSAVQTKEQYELVHRAIAQLFEKQLQLYEIHGAQKIADGVSETNTENMVSSVDPDKQDSPPPKPPRTRSCLVEGDAKEEILQPPEPHPVPPILTPSPPSAFPTVTTVWQDNDRYHPKPVLHTVSSEQHSTDLNRNYNKSTELPGRNEPAVEQIDKKLERNLSFEIKKVPLQEGPKSFEGNTLLNRGHAIKVKSASPCMSDKISKSQELSSGDLKVDAISQNSCVDCSATQSNKAPDIPAEESQNSDPPPRPDRLPLDEKRQVTWSFSGPENTLPMPDSSEGKSSDTHCPTVKTVSLMPSPTTQVETHDLVDHNSSPLFRAPLSFTNPLHSDDSDSDERDSDGAVNKNKTNISTASATVSAATSTESISARKVLTMSIARHDIAGTIHSGAEKDVDINEDSPPPLPERTPESFVLASEHNTPLRSEWSELQSQEHSESKKSEGLITSGSEKCDRLAGGNQTETCTEYPPTFSNKKEQISGSPTEITDIGFGNRCGKPKGPRDPPSEWT, encoded by the exons ATGATATGGCAGTACAATGTTGTG ATCATTGTAATGGCCTGTCGAGAATTTGAGATGGGAAGG aaAAAATGTGAGCGCTATTGGCCTTTGTATGGAGAAGACCCTATAACATTTGCACCATTTAAGATTTCTTGT GAAGCTGAACAAGCCAGGACAGACTACTTCATTAGGACACTCTTACTTGAATTTCAGAAC GACTCTCGTAGGCTGTATCAATTTCATTATGTGAACTGGCCAGACCATGATGTTCCTTCATCATTTGATTCTATTCTGGATATGATAAGCTTAATGAGAAAATACCAAGAACATGAAGATGTGCCTATTTGTATTCATTGCag TGCAGGCTGTGGAAGAACAGGTGCCATTTGTGCCATAGATTATACGTGGAATTTACTAAAAGCTGGG AAAATACCAGAGGAATTTAATGTATTTACCTTAATACAAGAAATGAGAACACAAAGGCATTCTGCAGTACAAACCAAG GAGCAATATGAGCTTGTTCATAGAGCTATTGCGCAGCTGTTTGAAAAACAACTACAGCTATATGAAATTCATGGAGCCCAGAAAATTGCTGATGGAGTG agTGAAACAAACACTGAAAATATGGTCAGTTCTGTAGATCCTGATAAACAAGATTCTCCTCCTCCAAAACCACCAAGGACCCGAAG CTGCCTTGTAGAAGGGGATGCCAAGGAAGAAATACTGCAGCCACCAGAACCTCACCCAGTGCCACCCATCTTGACCCCTTCTCCCCCTTCAGCTTTTCCAACAGTCACTACTGTGTGGCAGGACAATGACAGATACCATCCAAAGCCAGTGTTGCACACAGTTTCATCAGAACAACATTCAACAGACCTCAACAGAAACTATAATAAGTCAACAGAACTTCCAGGGAGAAATGAACCAGCTGTTGAACAGATAGATAAAAAACTGGAGCGAAATTTAAGTTTTGAGATTAAGAAGGTACCTCTCCAAGAAGGACCAAAAAGTTTTGAGGGGAATACACTCTTGAATAGAGGACATGCAATCAAAGTTAAATCAGCATCACCTTGTATGAGTGATAAAATATCTAAGTCACAGGAATTGAGTTCAGGGGATCTGAAAGTTGATGCTATTTCTCAGAATTCTTGTGTGGACTGCAGTGCAACACAGTCAAATAAAGCTCCAGACATTCCAGCAGAAGAGTCACAGAATTCAGACCCACCTCCAAGGCCAGACCGCTTGCCTCTTGATGAGAAACGACAGGTAACCTGGTCATTTTCCGGACCTGAAAATACCCTGCCCATGCCAGATTCATCCGAGGGCAAATCCTCAGATACCCACTGTCCAACAGTGAAAACTGTGAGCTTAATGCCAAGCCCCACAACACAAGTTGAAACCCATGACCTTGTGGATCATAATAGTTCACCTCTATTCAGAGCACCCCTCAGTTTTACTAATCCTCTTCACTCCGATGACTCGGACTCAGATGAAAGGGACTCAGACGGTGCTGTGAACAAGAATAAAACTAATATTTCAACAGCAAGTGCCACAGTTTCTGCTGCCACTAGTACTGAAAGCATTTCTGCAAGGAAAGTATTAACAATGTCCATTGCTAGACATGACATAGCAGGAACAATACATTCAGGTGCTGAAAAAG aTGTTGATATTAATGAAGATTCACCTCCTCCCCTACCTGAAAGAACTCCTGAATCTTTTGTATTAGCAAGTGAACATA ATACACCGTTAAGATCTGAATGGAGTGAACTTCAAAGCCAGGAACACTCTGAATCAAAAAAATCTGAA GGCTTGATAACCTCTGGAAGTGAAAAATGTG